A single Meles meles chromosome 20, mMelMel3.1 paternal haplotype, whole genome shotgun sequence DNA region contains:
- the RPL29 gene encoding 60S ribosomal protein L29, with protein MAKSKNHTTHNQSRKWHRNGIKKPRSQRYESLKGVDPKFLRNMRFAKKHNKKGLKKMQANNAKAMSARAEAIKALVKPKEVKPKIPKGGSRKLNRLAYIAHPKLGKRARARIAKGLRLCRPKSKAKAQTKAQAAAATPAPAPASAQTPKGAQAPTKAPA; from the exons ATGGCCAAGTCCAAGAACCACACCACGCACAACCAGT CACGAAAATGGCACAGAAATGGCATCAAGAAACCCCGGTCCCAAAGATACGAATCTCTTAAGGGG GTAGACCCCAAGTTCCTGAGGAACATGCGCTTTGCCAAGAAGCACAACAAGAAGGGCCTGAAGAAGATGCAGGCCAACAACGCCAAGGCCATGAGTGCACGTGCTGAGGCTATCAAGGCCCTCGTCAAGCCCAAGGAGGTCAAGCCCAAGATCCCAAAGGGCGGCAGCCGCAAGCTCAATCGACTTGCCTACATCGCTCACCCCAAGCTCGGGAAACGTGCTCGTGCCCGCATAGCCAAGGGTCTCAGGCTCTGCCGGCCAAAGTCCAAGGCCAAGGCTCAAACCAAGGCCCAGGCTGCGGCTGCgactcctgctcctgctcctgcttcaGCTCAAACTCCCAAAGGTGCCCAGGCCCCCACAAAGGCTCCAGCATAG